A window of Periplaneta americana isolate PAMFEO1 chromosome 7, P.americana_PAMFEO1_priV1, whole genome shotgun sequence contains these coding sequences:
- the LOC138702772 gene encoding adipose-secreted signaling protein, which produces MSEKEHHRVHFGEEADTFGKDNEIVVQKPDDGKYTAHLGFLQVGHRYSILVTLPKNLCQISESPEWREANKSQNVPNVNCKFLSVSKGDTGVILKLELFAYKEKLLKEELCLECSDSTLLTLTLMARVLGRGKGTPLLRNGIKCIGVELEDESEASDWQGFD; this is translated from the exons ATGTCAGAGAAAG AACATCATAGGGTTCACTTTGGGGAAGAAGCCGATACCTTCGGTAAAGATAATGAAATTGTGGTACAGAAACCAGACGATGGAAAATATACAGCACACCTTGGTTTTTTGCAAGTGGGCCATCGATATTCAATATTAGTGACTTTGCCAAAAAATCTCTGTCAAATTAGTGAGTCTCCCGAGTGGCGAGAAGCAAATAAATCGCAGAACGTTCCCAATGTAAACTGCAAATTTCTGAGCGTTTCGAAAGGTGATACTggagtaatattaaaattagaattgTTCGCATATAAAGAGAAATTACTGAAAGAAGAACTGTGTTTAGAATGTTCTGATAGTACATTGCTGACACTCACACTAATGGCACGAGTGTTGG GTAGAGGAAAAGGAACACCTTTACTTAGGAACGGAATAAAATGCATCGGAGTTGAATTGGAAGACGAATCAGAAGCATCGGATTGGCAAGGATTtgattaa
- the Tapdelta gene encoding translocon-associated protein subunit delta produces the protein MACGKMYSLVCMLILVSYSSADVCTKPEVSASAYTTQDATVLTNIAFVAEFTLKCGNHVTGLPLYAEINGKTLPAARIGDDNKYQVSWTEDVKKARSGDYGINLYDEEGYAALRKAIRSGEDPSSVKSLVTIVVNYPGAYQGPWVNSEFMAAILSVLVWYLAFSARSKLLA, from the coding sequence ATGGCGTGTGGTAAAATGTATTCTTTAGTCTGCATGTTGATTCTGGTGTCTTATTCATCTGCTGATGTTTGTACGAAGCCAGAAGTATCGGCTTCAGCATACACAACTCAGGATGCTACAGTTCTAACCAATATCGCATTTGTTGCGGAATTCACGTTAAAATGTGGAAACCATGTGACCGGACTGCCCTTATATGCAGAAATTAATGGAAAGACTCTTCCTGCTGCAAGAATCGGCGATGACAACAAATACCAGGTTAGCTGGACGGAGGATGTGAAGAAAGCAAGAAGCGGTGACTATGGTATTAATTTATATGATGAAGAGGGTTATGCAGCATTGAGGAAAGCTATTAGAAGTGGTGAAGATCCTTCCTCTGTCAAGTCTTTGGTTACCATTGTAGTTAACTATCCTGGAGCGTATCAAGGACCTTGGGTGAATTCTGAATTCATGGCTGCAATATTGTCAGTTTTAGTATGGTATTTAGCCTTTTCAGCAAGATCGAAACTTCTTGCTTGA